The sequence AGCGGATTAAAAAATGCTCAAAGGCATTTTTTAAAGACTAAAGAGTTGAAGCAAGCGATCACTTTGCTTTAAATCTCTTTTTATTGTCTCCTGCCAAAAGTGATCCCATAAACTTCATTCCTAATTTGAAACAAGGGATCAATAGGGGCTTCTACGCCTTTAGGGAGATCGGCTGGGAAATACACATCTTTATTACAGCCCATCCCTTCGTATTCTTTAACTTTCAATGTCCCCACCAATAATTCCTTGTGTTTGCCTTTCCAAAGCACGGTCGTGTCGTTAGTGGCATCATTTTTATTTGCAAGCACCAAATACATTTTATATTCTATGGGTTTAGTTTTAAGGTGTTGTTGGAATGCAGAGAGCAGATAATTTGAATCTTTTTGTTTTAATTCTTGGGGGTTAAGGTATTTAACGCCATCGGTTGGCACAAATTTCCATCTCATAGGCAATAATTTCCCTTTTTTGTCTTTAAACCTGAACGCATGGACGCTATAATAAGGCGTGTTAGCCACGCTTGAGCTAATCCCTATGGTTTTTGTGTAAGCGGTAAAATTTTTATAAGAGGGGACTTCTTCATAAAGCTTTTTGATTTTTGCTTCATCTACTTTTCCGTTTTGTGGGATTCTCATCGCAAAAAATTGAGCGAATTCTTCAGGGTTTTTGGCGAAATTGATTTCTGTATTAAGCATCACCATTGTCCAACTAGCGTTTTGATTTTCTAGTTTTAACGCCATTCCCCTGACTTTGCTTTTATCGTCCATCGCCACGCCCCCTAAAGAATACCTTACAGACGCAGGGATTTCTTTTTCATCAAGTAAGGGCACATCTAAATCGTTCTTTATGGCTTGATTAGGGAGAAAAATCCCTTTAGCGCAAAACCCTTTAGTGTGGTTGATCTTCATTTTTGGCTCTTTGGCGTTGAGCTTGTAGAAAATATCTGCAATCTCTTCAGCACTCACTTCATGGGCTTTTAAAAATCCCAAACTAAAAATTAAACCTAAACTCAAACAAATTTTTTTCATTCTTTAACTCCGTTGTTTTGATATTTTTATTATATTAATAAATTTCTTATTTTAGTCTCAAAAAGCCTTTTTTCAATATCTTATAAAATTTTAAAAAGGATTATCCTATCCATATTGCATGCTATGAGCAAGCTTTTAATGGCAAGCTTGGGTTTTAAATTTGTGATTTTTAAGAAAAATTAGCTTGATTTTTAGCTAATTCTATGTTCTTTTATGCTAAAATCTTTTTTACAGAGTAATTTATCTGATTAGGTAAAGTAAGGAAAAAGGAATGAAATTAAAAAAACGAAAAGTTGCTACCGCATTGCTCAAGCGTTTGACACTACCGCTATTATTTACGACGGGTTCGTTAGGAGCAATCACTTACGAGGTGCATGGGGATTTTATTAACTTCTCTAAAGTGGGTTTTAACCACTCGCCTATCAACCCCGTTAAAGGTATTTATCCTACGGAGACTTTTGTCAATCTTACCGGTAAGATAGAGGGGTCTGTGCATTTGGGTAAGGGTTGGAGCGTGAATTTAGGCGGTGTTTTAGGCGGACAAGTTTATGATAGCACTAGATACGATAGATGGGCGAAAGATTTTACCCCTCCAAGCTATTGGGATAAAACTTCGTGTGGCACTGATTCTATGAGTCTTTGTATGAACGCAACTAAAATGTGGGAACAGCAAGGGCCAGGCGGTATTATTGACCCTAGAGGTATTGGCTATATGTATATGGGTGAGTGGAACGGCTTATTCCCTAACTATTATCCGGCTAACGCCTACTTGCCTGGGCATTCAAGACGCTACGAAGTTTATAAAGCGAATCTTACCTATGATAGCAGTAGGGTCCATATGGTAATGGGGCGCTTTGATGTTACCGAGCAAGAGCAAATGGATTGGATTTATCAATTGTTCCAAGGTTTTTATGGGACTTTCAAGCTTACTAAGAACATGAAATTCTTGCTCTTTAGCAGTTGGGGTCGTGGTATCGCTGATGGTCAGTGGCTATTCCCTATCTATCGTGAAAAGCCTTGGGGTATTCATAAGGCCGGTATCATTTATCGCCCTACAAAGAATTTATTGATCCACCCTTATGTGTATCTTATCCCAGAGGTAGGTACATTGCCCGGCGTTAAAATAGAATATGATACCAATCCTGATTTCAGAGGTATAGGCATTAGAAATAAAACGACTTTCTATGGATTGTATGACTATCGTTGGAATAATGCTGAATACGGTCGTTATGCACCCGCTCGTTATAACACTTGGGATCCATTCTTGGATAATGGTAAGTGGCGTGGGTTACAAGGACCTGGTGGTGCGACGCTCTTATTGCGCCACCACATAGACATTAACAACTACTTTATTGTTGGAGGTGCTTATCTCAACATTGGTAACCCTAACATGAACTTAGGAACTTGGGGTAACCCTGTGGCTATTGATGGTATCGAACAATGGGTCGGTGGTATCTATAGCTTAGGTTTTGCAGGGATTGACAACATTACCGATGCGGACGCATTCACCGAGTATGTTAAAGGTGGGGGCAAGCATGGTAAGTTTAGTTGGAGCGTTTATCAGCGCTTCACGACCGCACCAAGGGCTTTGGAATATGGTATTGGTATGTATTTAGACTATCAGTTTAGCAAACGCATCAAAGCAGGTCTCAAACTCGTATGGTTAACTTTCCAAATCCGTGCAGGCTACAACCCTGGGACCGGTTTCCTTGGGCCAAATGGTCAGCCGCTCAACTTGAATAATGGTTTGTTTGAGTCTTCAGCGTTCGCACAAGGTCCTCAAAACATGGGTGGTATTGCAAAAAGCATTACCCAGGATAGAAGCCATTTGATGACGCATATCAGTTATAGTTTCTAAGAGGGTTCTCTATCCCTTAGATATGATTTTTGTATTTTTTGGTTTAGTATCTTTAGGAGTAGGGCTTTGAAAAACAAAAAGTATTTTTCTTACTCCTTCTCTTTTTTACTGCTTTCTAGTCTCTTTTTTTCCAAACTTCAAGCTTACAATTTCAACATGAGCATCACTGGAAAAGTGAGCAGCTACACCAAGTATGGCTTTAACGACCAAAGATACCAACCCTCTAAAGACATTTACCCCACAGGTAGCTACACTTCTTTACTGGGCGAATTGAATTTGAGCATGGGTTTATACAAGGGTTTGAGAGCGGAAGTAGGGGGCATGATGGCAGCACTTCCCTATGACTCCACCGCCTATCAAGGCAACAATATCCCTAATGGACAGCCTGGCTCTAGGACGGATCCTTTTGGTCCGGGTATCTTTTGGCAATACATTGGCTGGTATGCGGGGCATAGTGGTTTGCATGTGCAAAAACCTCGTTTGGCTATGGTGCATAACGCCTTTTTGAGCTACAACTACAAAAAAGATAAATTCAGTTTGGGTGTGAAAGGGGGGCGCTATGAGGCTGAAGATTATGACTGGTTCACTTCTTATAGTCAAGGCGTTGAGGGTTTTATCAAATACAAAGACACTAAATTGAGAGTGATGTATTCAGACGCTAGGGCTTCAGCGTCAAGCGATTGGTTTTGGTATTTTGGGCGTTACTATACGAGCGGTAAGGCTCTAATGATTGCAGATTTAAAATACGAAAAAAATGGTTTGAAAATCAACCCTTATTTTTATGCGATCTTTCAAAGGATGTATGCACCAGGCATCAATGTCACTTATGATACCAACCCTAATTTTAATAATAAGGGTTTTCGTTTTGTAGGCACTTTTGTGGGGCTTTTCCCAATTTTTGTCACCCCGGCTGATCAAAACGATATAATCCTCTTCCAACAAGTGCCATTGGGTAAGAGTGGGCAAACTTATTTTTTCCGCACCCGTTTTTATTATAACAAGTGGCAATTTGGGGGCAGTGTCTATAAAAATATCGGTAACGCTAATGGCGATATAGGTATTTATGGGGATCCTTTGGGGTATAATATTTGGACGAATAGTATTTATGACGCAGAAATCAACAATATCGTTGGCGCTGATGTGATCGATGGCTTTGCTTATGTGGGATCGAGTTATAAAGGGCTTAGCTGGAAAATTTTAGGCCGTTGGACTGACAGCCCAAGGGCTGATGAAAGGAGTCTTGCACTCTTTTTGAGCTATTTTTCTAACCGCTATAATATTAGACTGGATTTAAAACTAGAATATTATGGCAATATCACCAAAAAAGGCTATTGTATTGGGTATTGTGGCATGTATGTCCCGGCTGATCCTAATGGGCCTGGCACACAGCCTTTAACGCACAATGTGTATTCTGATAGAAGCCATTTGATGTTTACCATTACTTATGGTTTTAGGGTTTATTAAAGCGTTTTTATCAGTTTTTGATGGGTTTTTCACAGGCTTCATTTTTTTAAAAAAATGATAAAATACTGAATACAAGATTTTAAACTAAAGGAAAACCATGAAAAAAGCCCTTTTACTCTCTCTCGTTTTGGCTCCACGCTGAAAAAATGGATCTTATTTTGGTTTAGGAGAAGGCGTTTTACAAAGTCAAGCGATCGTGAGCGAGAGGGGTCTTGCACAAAACACCTTAAATGAAGCGATTAGTAGTGCAAAACAACTCCCTATAACAGGTCCAAAACTCATCAAAATCATCACGCAAGGCAAAAAGCTCCAAAAAAAATTTTAAAAGCAATGTAGCATCGACAAAAGAAAAAAGCAAGTCCAAGAAATGTGGTAGGATAACTCTCTTTGTGTGGGGTTTTCACTAAAAAGCCCCTAAAGTAGGCTTTTTGCGAAAGATTTTTGTAATTTTTTCAAAATTTCAAAAATAAAATAAAAATTTCATTTTTATTTTTAGAAAATGCAAAAAATTTTTGAAAAATTTTTTTGAAAGATAGAAAATTTTTTTAAGACAGAAAGAAAAATATATGCAAAATAAAAAATTAAAACACAAAAAATTTTAAAAAACAAACTAGATATTTCATAAAAAATAGCACAACAACAACCAAAGAGCAAGATTATTTTTTAAGCTTTGTTACACTAGAATACTCACACAAAATCTCTGCACCGCATCAAACTACAACAAGGACAAAAGATGAAAAGCCTAGAAAAATTAAAAGAAGAATACAAAAAAGAATTTGATGAGCTAAAAGAAAATGGCATCATAGAAACAGAGAACGCCCAGTTTTTAAAAACGCTCACAGACAGAGCCTTAAACACACAAGAGCTAATCAAAATCAAAGCACTAGGCACAAGGTATCAACGCACTGGCTTTCACTTTGATGTGAGATTTGAAATCGCTGGCGACAACACCATAAAATATTTTAAAAAAAATAATTCACTTAGCTTTGATAATGGTGGCATCAAGCACAAACTCATCATCGGCGACAACTACAATGCCATAAATAATTTACTCATTCAATACAGAAAACAAATCAAAGTCATCTACATAGATCCACCTTATGGTAAGGATAGCATGGGTGAGAGCGCACAGACAAACTACACAAACGCAATAAAAAGAGATAACCTACTCACCATGCTTTACAATAGACTTCAACTTGCCAAACAACTTTTAAAAGATGATGGCGTGATTTTTTGTAGCATAGATGATAGAAATCATGCTTATGTTAAGTGTCTTTTTGATGAGGTTTTTGGTGAGGCGAATTTTATTTTTGCAATTCCTAGGATTGTCAAAAAAGGTGGTAAAAGTTCGACAACAATTCAAAAAAAATCATGATTATGTATTAGCTTATGTAAAAAACATAGAAGCTATGGACAATTTTGAACTTGATGAAAGAGATGATGAAAGTTTTACGCTAGAAGATGAATTCGTAGAAGAGCGTGGCAAATATAAATTAACTCAAGCATTAGATTATAGCTCATTACAATATTCTAAAAATATGGATTATCCAATAGAAATTAATGGGCAAACTTTTTATGCTGGTTCAAATTATGAAAATTTTTTAGCAAGAAAAGCTGGAAATCATGGGCAAACTGATTGGGTTTGGCGATGGTCTAAATCTGCATTTGAGTGGGGGTTAAAAAATGGATTTGTTGTAGTTAGAAATAATAGAATATATACCAAAACATACGAAGAAATGTAGAAAGAAAAATGGAAAGAATGAAATTGAATTTGTTAATGGAAAACCTTTTACAACATTATCTTTGCTAGAAAATGAAAACTCAAATGATAGCGCAAAAAAAGTTTTAGATAGCATTTTAGCTGTAGGAAATACCAGCGCTCCTTTTAAAAATCCAAAACCAGTTACATTAATAATAAATTTGTTAAAAATGATTAAAACAGATGAAAACGATATAATCCTAGACTTCTTTGCTGGCAGTGGTACAACAGGACACGCAGTGCTTGAATTAAACAGACAAGATGGTGGCAATAGACAATTTATATTAGCCACAAACAACGAAATAACAGAGATGAATCCAAATGGCATAGCTTATGATGTCACCACTAAAAGATTAAAAAGAGTAATGGATGGCAAGTGCTATGATGGCGACAAAAGCTACAAGTGGATTGAAAATAATGCGCCTTATGGCGATAGCCTAGAAGTAGTAGAGATAGCCCAAATTCCAAATACCGATGAGAATATATTTGACAGAATAGATGAAAGTCTATACGGACTCCCTCCCTTTTCAGATATAAATGACAAAATAGACTGGATTTGTGAAAACTTCGAAAAAACTTGCCAAAAAGAGATAGAAAATGACTGATGAAATAAACGAACTACAACACAACCTAGTTCAAGATCTATTGTCGCTATTTCTTACTGATATTAAAACCATAGGCGTAAAAGCACCAACTGGCAGTGGTAAAACTCACATGATGGCTATGCTTATGCATGAGTTATTAAGCAAGGATGATAAATATATATTTTTAATCTCTAGCCTTTCAAAGGGCGATTTAGCCGAGCAATGTTACAATAGCTTTATGAAAAATAGCGACTATTATTTTAAATCCATAAAGCCATATCTAATCTCAACTGGCAATGAAAACAAGAAAAATACAGAATATAGCATACAAATAGACTGGGGGTATAATGCTTATGTATTGCCAACTAATCAATTTACAGATGCATCTAGGATAAAAAAAGAGAGCGCACTGCTAGCATTCCTTGAAAAATGCAAAAGGGAAAAGAAAGAGATAGTGCTAATTAGAGATGAAAGCCACATAGCGACAAACAAAATCAATGCACTTCAAAGCTATTTTGTTAAAACAATTAACTTCTCAGCCACGCCAAAAAACGATGAATACGACTTAATCCTAAAAGAGAGCGATGCCGTAGATGCAAAGTTAATTAAAAGAGTCGAATACATAGACAATAAAGGCGAGCTAGAATACGAACTAACAAAGGCGCTAAAGCACTTTAAAGATAAGATAAAACCAACTTATGAAAAATACAATATCAACCCTGCTTTTATAGTGCAAATTTCAAATGCAACGCAAGGGGCTGAAGAGTTTGAAAAAATAGTCAAAATAGTAGAAGACCAAGGCTTGCAGTGGGCTAGTTTTGTGAGTGATGAAAAGAAATATGAAGCCAACAACGCCCTTATCAAGACAAAAAATAAAAAAATTTGGCGAGAGCTAATCAAGCAGCCAAATTATCCAATAGATGTAATTATCTTTAAAATGGTAATCACAGAAGGCTTTGACATACCTAGGGCGTGCGTGCTTTATCAAGTAAGGGATACGCATTCTGTGACACTTGATGAGCAAGTAATCGGCAGGGTAAGGCGAAATCCTTATCTGAAAGAATTTGATAAGCTAGATAAGAACACGCAAGAGCATTTTAGCAAGGCTTATGTTTATGGAGTAAAGCCTAGCGAAAATATCTCTAGGGGCAAACAAGAGATAAGACTTAGGGGCAAATTTTTAGGCAATGAGATAATCAAAGAATTTGCACCTTTTAAATCCGTAACTTTAGCCGAAGTAGCCATGAGCGATATTGATATTAGCAAGTGCATAAAGCGAGAATTAGCAGATAACAAAAACATCTTTGAAGCATACAGAGAGCTAAACAAATGCGATAGTATCGTTAAAAAAGCACGCAGGGAGTTTGTGAGTGATGCCAAAAAATGGTTTGATTTTACAAGCAATTTAGAGAAGATAAAAGAAGAGCTAAGGTCAGTGGTAGAAGACTACGATAAATACGGAAAAATGGTTGAAATTACCGATGGCTTGAGAAACAATGTGTATGCCTTTATGGATTTAAATGGCAATACTTTCAATGCAGATAACACAATATGGACTGATGATAAAGATGATGAGTTTCACCACGATAGCCAATCCGAGCTTGAATGGTTTAAGCTTTTAAACAAAATCAAGAAAAAGTGTTGCAAGAGTATAATAATTGATGAAGAGCAAATATATTTGCTAGGCAAGAACTATATAGATGAGAACTCAAATGTCAAATTCGACTACTATCACAAATCTAAACACACAAGCTATCCAGATTTTATTTTTAAAGACAAAAAAGACATTATTCATATCTTTGAAGTAAAGGGTGTAAATGGCAATGGCAACGCTGAATTTGATACGGACAGATACAAAGATAAGGTAGAAAAGCTGAAAAAGGCTTATTTGTTTGCAAGCAAAAAGACTGGATATGTTTTTTACATACCAATTAAATCTAGCAACGATTGGCAAATTTGGAGTTGTGAAAATGGAGTTGAAAAAGCCATGATGAATGAAACTACCTTTAAAACATATATGCAAGACAGATGTTAAAATTAAAAGTGATATAGTTAAATAAAACTTAAAGTGCGGCATTTTGTTAAGGAAGTTTTGTTGTTTGAAATTATAGTTTTATTTAATGCTTATTAGTGCTTTGATAAGATTTTTGGTATTGTATTTTTATCCCATTATTTATTATTTCGGTTATTTTTTATTATTTTTTAATAATTTTTAAGAAAAACGCTCACAAGACAGACTGCTAAGCCCTAAAACAAACACTCATAAAAGTGAAATTTAAATCTTATTCGCCTAATCTGTGTTTGGGTTTTCTTTGAGTAGTGTTTCAAAAACAATTTAAAGCAAAGGACTTAAAATGAAAAATATCAAAAATGGCGATTTGATAACCATAGAGCAGTTGGAGTAAGAATTTGGCATATCAAAAAACACTCAAGCAAAGGCAAGAATGAAAGCAAATCAAGGTAAGGCAACCTCCATCCCCTTTTTTAAATACGGCAAAACCATACTTTATAGCAGAAAGGCGATAAATGAGTGGTTGAAAAATTTTGCTGTAAATTTTTAGTTTTAAGGCGAAATGCCCTTTAAATTTAGGGCGTTTTAAACATTGTGGATCTTTAAAAACAAGGGTAGAATTTTTAAGCCCAACAAAATGGCTTATGCTTAGGTTTTAAAGCTTAAATATGAGGTAAAATAGGGCAGTTTTTGGGGCAGTATTGAAAACTTAAATTAGAACACACAAAAAAATAGGCGGTGTGTCGGTTTAATGCTAGTTAGCCTCTAGCAACGCTCCTAATCTTGATAACCGCAGCTGCAATATAGATTTTTGGGCACTTGCTTTATCTTAATGGTTTCAATACGGATTTGCTGATTAATTGGAAGAACGATAAACTCTCTAGTGGGAGAAACTCCAACGACTTAAGAAGACTTAGTCAAACGCAAGGTGGGGGTGCAATTTTAGAAGATTTACAACGATACCCTAATCCATTCTCTGCTATGATCGGCGCTAA comes from Helicobacter acinonychis and encodes:
- a CDS encoding catalase family peroxidase, whose protein sequence is MKKICLSLGLIFSLGFLKAHEVSAEEIADIFYKLNAKEPKMKINHTKGFCAKGIFLPNQAIKNDLDVPLLDEKEIPASVRYSLGGVAMDDKSKVRGMALKLENQNASWTMVMLNTEINFAKNPEEFAQFFAMRIPQNGKVDEAKIKKLYEEVPSYKNFTAYTKTIGISSSVANTPYYSVHAFRFKDKKGKLLPMRWKFVPTDGVKYLNPQELKQKDSNYLLSAFQQHLKTKPIEYKMYLVLANKNDATNDTTVLWKGKHKELLVGTLKVKEYEGMGCNKDVYFPADLPKGVEAPIDPLFQIRNEVYGITFGRRQ
- a CDS encoding DNA methyltransferase; this encodes MKSLEKLKEEYKKEFDELKENGIIETENAQFLKTLTDRALNTQELIKIKALGTRYQRTGFHFDVRFEIAGDNTIKYFKKNNSLSFDNGGIKHKLIIGDNYNAINNLLIQYRKQIKVIYIDPPYGKDSMGESAQTNYTNAIKRDNLLTMLYNRLQLAKQLLKDDGVIFCSIDDRNHAYVKCLFDEVFGEANFIFAIPRIVKKGGKSSTTIQKKS
- a CDS encoding outer membrane family protein, encoding MKNKKYFSYSFSFLLLSSLFFSKLQAYNFNMSITGKVSSYTKYGFNDQRYQPSKDIYPTGSYTSLLGELNLSMGLYKGLRAEVGGMMAALPYDSTAYQGNNIPNGQPGSRTDPFGPGIFWQYIGWYAGHSGLHVQKPRLAMVHNAFLSYNYKKDKFSLGVKGGRYEAEDYDWFTSYSQGVEGFIKYKDTKLRVMYSDARASASSDWFWYFGRYYTSGKALMIADLKYEKNGLKINPYFYAIFQRMYAPGINVTYDTNPNFNNKGFRFVGTFVGLFPIFVTPADQNDIILFQQVPLGKSGQTYFFRTRFYYNKWQFGGSVYKNIGNANGDIGIYGDPLGYNIWTNSIYDAEINNIVGADVIDGFAYVGSSYKGLSWKILGRWTDSPRADERSLALFLSYFSNRYNIRLDLKLEYYGNITKKGYCIGYCGMYVPADPNGPGTQPLTHNVYSDRSHLMFTITYGFRVY
- a CDS encoding DNA methyltransferase, translating into MLENENSNDSAKKVLDSILAVGNTSAPFKNPKPVTLIINLLKMIKTDENDIILDFFAGSGTTGHAVLELNRQDGGNRQFILATNNEITEMNPNGIAYDVTTKRLKRVMDGKCYDGDKSYKWIENNAPYGDSLEVVEIAQIPNTDENIFDRIDESLYGLPPFSDINDKIDWICENFEKTCQKEIEND
- a CDS encoding DEAD/DEAH box helicase, which translates into the protein MTDEINELQHNLVQDLLSLFLTDIKTIGVKAPTGSGKTHMMAMLMHELLSKDDKYIFLISSLSKGDLAEQCYNSFMKNSDYYFKSIKPYLISTGNENKKNTEYSIQIDWGYNAYVLPTNQFTDASRIKKESALLAFLEKCKREKKEIVLIRDESHIATNKINALQSYFVKTINFSATPKNDEYDLILKESDAVDAKLIKRVEYIDNKGELEYELTKALKHFKDKIKPTYEKYNINPAFIVQISNATQGAEEFEKIVKIVEDQGLQWASFVSDEKKYEANNALIKTKNKKIWRELIKQPNYPIDVIIFKMVITEGFDIPRACVLYQVRDTHSVTLDEQVIGRVRRNPYLKEFDKLDKNTQEHFSKAYVYGVKPSENISRGKQEIRLRGKFLGNEIIKEFAPFKSVTLAEVAMSDIDISKCIKRELADNKNIFEAYRELNKCDSIVKKARREFVSDAKKWFDFTSNLEKIKEELRSVVEDYDKYGKMVEITDGLRNNVYAFMDLNGNTFNADNTIWTDDKDDEFHHDSQSELEWFKLLNKIKKKCCKSIIIDEEQIYLLGKNYIDENSNVKFDYYHKSKHTSYPDFIFKDKKDIIHIFEVKGVNGNGNAEFDTDRYKDKVEKLKKAYLFASKKTGYVFYIPIKSSNDWQIWSCENGVEKAMMNETTFKTYMQDRC
- a CDS encoding outer membrane family protein; translated protein: MKLKKRKVATALLKRLTLPLLFTTGSLGAITYEVHGDFINFSKVGFNHSPINPVKGIYPTETFVNLTGKIEGSVHLGKGWSVNLGGVLGGQVYDSTRYDRWAKDFTPPSYWDKTSCGTDSMSLCMNATKMWEQQGPGGIIDPRGIGYMYMGEWNGLFPNYYPANAYLPGHSRRYEVYKANLTYDSSRVHMVMGRFDVTEQEQMDWIYQLFQGFYGTFKLTKNMKFLLFSSWGRGIADGQWLFPIYREKPWGIHKAGIIYRPTKNLLIHPYVYLIPEVGTLPGVKIEYDTNPDFRGIGIRNKTTFYGLYDYRWNNAEYGRYAPARYNTWDPFLDNGKWRGLQGPGGATLLLRHHIDINNYFIVGGAYLNIGNPNMNLGTWGNPVAIDGIEQWVGGIYSLGFAGIDNITDADAFTEYVKGGGKHGKFSWSVYQRFTTAPRALEYGIGMYLDYQFSKRIKAGLKLVWLTFQIRAGYNPGTGFLGPNGQPLNLNNGLFESSAFAQGPQNMGGIAKSITQDRSHLMTHISYSF